A segment of the Calonectris borealis chromosome 2, bCalBor7.hap1.2, whole genome shotgun sequence genome:
AATATCCAATCTTTACCGTAACTCTGCTGGCCATTGAACAAAACGGCTATATTTGTAAACCTGGAAGAATCTGTCAATTTAAACCTTGCAGCCACATTTAAGACATACAAATGACAGGCAGAGAACAGTAAATAGGACAGATCACAGGGGATTGTGAGAAGAACAAAAGTTGATAGGACAATCATCTATGAAACATGACCAGCAGAAGAAATAGGACTCTTCTGACTATAACTAAATGGGGTAGACGGATGAACAAAACACTGCAAGAGGCCAAAGTGTCAGACTTCACTTTTAATACAGCAAAAATCAAGACTTGGGTTATGtcaatattacaaaaatattgcatatttaAAAGAATACTGTAGAAATTCTGACGTATTCTCTTGTTTTATAATTTCAGAAAAACTGATCTAAATATCTCCCTTTGCTCCCCCTTCAtaatctatatttatatttatctgaCAACGATTCCCAGGTTGTATTTGTAGAAATGGCCAGGAATGATGGCAAGTTACCAGATGTAACTTTGTGATGTGTAACACAGCCTGTTCTCAGGGACGCAAGTTAGAACAGaggtttttcaacatttttcagttGATGAATTCCAAAGGAGTGAGAACCCTTATACACACTAACTACAATATCACTGTCAGTCCACCAAGCACAAGTGGAGTCAAAAGATCACAATAACCGAGTTACCACATAAACATCTAATTTTAGTCCCCTACTGAACAAAAGGTTTTAAGATTTATGTTGTATTAAAAATGGTTGAAGAAGTCAACAGGAGTTTTGCAGTCAATAGCAAAAAAGTGGTCTGGAATCACACACACCACCctttccaccccccaaaaaaagaaataaaatcttaaaaaatccAAATCTCACAATCAACAGTTAATCTCATTTACCTCAGTGTGAATCCAGTGAGCAGGAGGATGAACAGTGTGCTTTACTGCCAGCTCTAATATTCCTTCTTGTTCCAACAGGCCAGGGCTTGAACATATTGAGAATCCCCCAACTATAGATACTCCAGGAATAAAGAAATCAACCCTAAAAACAGACCAgtaacaaaagtttaaaaaacaagccAACAACCCCAAACATGGAAAACAATAGCCAAAACAAAATGGCTGCCTTTGTTTCAATTATCCTTCCTTTACAAAGACATCTTCATTTCCATAACATAACTTTTCCAAAAAAGGACTTAATCTTGAGTAACACCATTTCCTTagaattataattattttcatctAGAAACATGTCATCACCTTTGTTAAACTAGCAGGTTTTTAAACCATTCTGCTTTTAGCATTAGATGCCACATCTCACAACAGAGCAGAATTCTAagtgtttaaataaattatttgcatattaaaacaaaaatacaatatGGTCTGACAGAGTGGCTTAAATCTCACTCTTTTCGGTCCCTTTGATGGGCTCTTCaattttcaaacataaaaagaTTGGAAAACTAATTTTAGGGAAATTACTTCTGAttaaacactttcttttcttGGGAAGATGAACTATCTGAACTGAAACCACAgtctgtaaaaaatttcttacGTGAAAAACCAGTTACTAGAAGCAGaattgctttacctattgaactgcaGTGCCCTCTGGTGGCAGATATCTTTTTCTAGTTGATAGGAAATTGCACTGGAATAAATTActgcaatgtttttttaaagttaaccACGCATGAGTTTCTACAGATTAGAACGTTAACAGATGGCTAAGCTTTTGCAACACCAGCAAGTAGAGAGTATGGAAGGCAAGCCATTACTACACATGAGCTATAATTCATTTTCATAAAAGTAAGGCTTTGATACTCCAAATAGTATGAGAAAAAGTTAGATGTTGGTTTATGATGTAACATTTAAACTCCTCTATGTTGCATAAATCTTTAAATCCTTCAATTTTCTACAGCACATAACAAAATCcctgtatttcaaaagaaaactaatGTTTAAAACTAATTGTGCTGCTCCATTTAGGAAACAACCACGCTGGCAAGCAATGCCAAGTAGTAGAGAATCATTACTCAATTCAAGCCTGAGTTAGGCTGGCTCAGTATTAGTTAAACGAGAATGCAACAAGAAATACAGACTAGCTTCCACTGCACAGATATTCTCTTTAAACAGCAAGGCTGCATTCTTCACAGAGATCACAAATTCttgagggaggagagaggcacTTCAAATAGttcactattttttaaagaaaaaatcttccCTGCTTACTCCCCACAAAGCTTCACCCTTTGAAGAAAACTATCCTCTCTTTCTCTTGAAGAATGCACAAAGTGTGATATATACAATACTACAGTGATATAATTTTTAACTTTATGCTAATAAACTTGATCGGATATAAAGGTATCTGACTGCAAATGAAAGGTCAACAACCAAAAAAGTTGAGAAGGCTTATTTCGCTGTCCTCAGCTTCTGCAGCCCCACTGACCTTGGTCTCAGCTTTTCAGGCAATAAGGATCTAAGAGATTAGAAAGGACGACTCTTGTATTGCAGCATTTATTGTATCAAAGAACACCTCAAGATGCTACTAAAGCTCTTTACCACCCTCTGGTGGAAAATAATCTTactacttacattaaaaaaaagaaaaaaattacatttatgctGTAAAGTAACAATTTACATTCAAGTCAAAATGTTCTGCTTGGCATATATAAGGGAAGCATTATTCATGCCTGGTGGGGAAACATACATACAAAAACAAACATTGCTGTAAAACCTAAATCAAACGTAGTTCTTACCCTTCTAAAGTACTAATGTAGACGTACGTTTCTTTCTATATTAGTATTTCGTTCCCAATTACATAATGAAGAGAGATTTCAGAGCACAGTATACTATATTATAGTGGACTAGCTTGTATTTCTGATGGCTTGTCTCACCTTAGCTGTGTGTAGCAAGTATAAGAGGACTCCTGAAGAAAGGCTGTGACAGTTTAAGCAAAAAGAGtagttgcagggaaaaaaagaaaaaaaaacctatgtaAACCCACAACAAGGAGAGGTGCAAAAAGATGTAAAACAGAGATCTTATGGTGGTTTTTCATTTCCCTCCTTTTAAAGGCTACCTAAGCCAgatctttaagaaaagaaaaaccattaGCAATTGCTGGAGGAAGAGATCAAAAACATTAAAACCATAAAGCTACTTCTTCAAAGTATTTATAACATGCATATACCTCAATGCATGCTTTAGTAAATCAAAACGCGTAACAGCAACAAGTCTCTTCATTATTACTTGAAGTCAGATAAAGACCAATATCTGCCAGCATGCTTGCAGAACAAATTcacttttgcttctgaaaaacttGATAATTGGAACACTtccaaaaaatacatacattttagtGACAATCTTTGGCTGCAACATCTTCCTATAGCAAATTCTAACAAGTTAGCCTTTTCTGCTCAGGAAATTGTGGCCTGGTGTTTTGTACTGCTCATCAAAAAATGCAACCAGTTTATAGCTACAAGTATAGAAAAGTTGTTGTATCCCTCACAATAGCATTAGAATActttcaaggaagaagaaaatgaaaaagagtaATTATAATTAAAGCTTTCAGTTCTCAGCATGataatttctaaaacatttttggAGGGTAAATGCACTTTCCAAGTACTGGCAAGCAAGAATTTAATATGAGTCACTGCACATGTGCAAAAACTGCAGCAAATTACTCCACAAACAAATTATTGCAATCAACATCTTGTGTTCTGGGTCTAAATTTAAAAGCCAGCATATTAACACTGCATGAGTAACATATGCTGTTAATACCCTAGCAGCTATACTTTGATTCCAGCAAAACCACTTTCAGATGGCCTACGccaataaaaagtttaaaaacatttaaatgaccAATGCCAAAAGCAACTACTcctagttttaaattaatttttaaaagaaaaaaaaaagtgattgagTGGGAGTATTTTTAAAACGGAAAGAAGACAAACGTGAAAATCCActatttccctgaaaaaaaagctgtaaggTTGCTTAAACAAACAGCTAATTATTTCAAAGGCTTAATAAttcatgtttttttattttcaagtttgtctatctatatttatatattaatctGACCTAACAGGCTTAATTTTCAGAGTGGAAATTTCTAGTGGAAGACATAAAAGTTAACAGGCAATTCTGATTTAATTATAAACCAAAATTAAGTAACTTGCAAATCATCAGCAGTCTCGGCTCAGCTGTAAAGATACCTAGTAAATAAAGACAGCTTGCAGAATAAAGTGCAGTGTACTTCAAAGGACTCTTGAAAAAACAATGTAATTTACATAAACCAAAGGAAAATACCAAAACAATCAAACTGAACATTTGAAGAATACAGATTTTtgcccttttaaaattaatattagcaCACTTAATAgcagctattttaaaattatgctaaaTATCAGCTATTTCACAGAGCACCCAATAATAAAACATCATATTATATAAATTAACAATTTTTTCCAAGGCTTAAGTATCAGAGGCCTTTTAACATTTTGTTATAGTGCACTTCTGGTAGTAATTTTCCCCTCAAATATCGGAAGATCTTACCACTGTCCTGCTTTGAAAGTAAAATCTTTATTTGCGATAGCCAAACGAAGTCTTTTGACTGTCTCTGATTCATTGGTGATTCCACACACTTTTGCTTGTGAAATTACCTAACGAAAGGAAAATAAGCCATTGTGTTACTTAGATATCATTTGCAGCAAAAGCACTCAAGAATCTGTGCATGAGATATCTATCGCTTCGCATGTTACCTGCAGCATTTCATTACCTAAAGCACTAGTATTTTTTCACTGGGGTAGAGAAACAAAAAGGGGTTCACTTACATCGACACTGAATGGAGAAACGGTTTTCTACTTACAGTCCACCATGTCTGTCACTTTTGTCAGGGTTATTCTAAGATTGTATAcaaacttgttttatttcagttgaaGAGAACATAACGATAAAGAGAAGCGATTGCTAGTTACCACTTTTCAGATTCTTTTGACATCTATACAAGGCAAACACTCCTGTATCTTTCCAGCGACAAAGTAAAAAGATCTCTGATATAAAGACTGACAAAGGAAACTTGCGAAAGATCAGCTGCTATTGAAGTCCCAGGGAGAATTCGAGATCTGTATCTACTTTTAAGTAATTAAATGCATTACTGAAAGATtatgcattaataaaataaaaccaacaaaccTTGTGTTACTGCTTTTAGACACATACCCATTTGACCACATACGTGATCTACAAACACAGGGAAGCAGCGACACAAACATTCATTGCTAGTTAACAGAAGAGGTTTTGTTTGGCAAGCAGATGGGAAGGGATGTAACAGCCATAGTTGATACCGCTtttaaagagataaaaaaaaaaaaaaaagaaaaatgatgcttttctaaatgaaaagcagattttgcAACAGGACCATTGGGGAGGAGCTCCCCACTTAAACTCTTTGACGCCCATCAGTACAACATGGATTttcatcccctcccctccctgcccttcctCTTCAGGTATTTTTGAGTTATAATTATTAACCTTTTTCCTCTACAAGGAAAGTAATGCCCTAAACATTTTCTACACAGGCCAATATACAGATTTTACTGTTAAAAAATGCTGATGTCATTTACCACACTAGGAAATACTAATAATACCATCAAAACTCTACCATTTCTCATTTGTATAAgatcaaacagacaaaaaaatttaaactttaaGCAACTAGGCTCTAATTTAAAACACATGGCAGGAAATTAATTCATTCATAAAGCAACATCTGAACACGTCCACTGTCCCATTAAACAGCAGGACATTtgccaatttaaaataaagtagcatacatttcttttcctctttaacagACAGTATTAAATGGGGAATGCAATCACTCTAAACTAACAAGAGAAACGTCAGACACATCTCTTAAACGATCGTTCTGATGGAGAAACCTTAAGTGCAAGAAATGGACATTAAGTTTGGATCTTCTTCATTCCCTTCTTTACTCTTCAATACGCTCCCTAATTTGTTCTTTAGCTGATACATCTGACAGAGCactggaaatttaatttttaatcagtaTAAAGTTATTACAAAAATTGAATTTGAGTCAAGGTGATCAAAGACATTCAACCAGTATTTTGGGCCATCACAAGAGTATCCAACTGACCCAGAGCAAGGCTGCAGTGAGAGGGAGGaggacacaggactccagattTTGCCATTTCAAGAAAGTGTTAGgcactttttctttccctggtccTTCACGTTACCACTCGTCAACAGGCAATATTGTGTAGCACGCACACTAATGCAACACAGACCTATGAGTCTTTCATCTTTCTACAGGACTGAAATGGCCAAATAAGGCAATACAGACTGAGGGAAGCCAGCTGCTGCATATATGGAATTTAAAACCAAGCAGAGGacttaaaataaacttattttaaagtggtcagaaataaagtaacaaagaataaatcaagcattaaaaaaaggaacaacatAACCCTCTGATATGCAGAGAATGTGCGGTAGCAGAACCGAGCCCTTCTCTTTCACCTATCCCATAcagcttccttctcttcctcagacCTTACACAGTTCCCTGTACCACCTCAGAACTTCCAACACCTCATAAGGATACATTTTCCGCATATTTCCAGCTACCCAGCGTTTATGTTGGGCAGAAAAAGTAAGCAAGCCAAGCCATCAGAAATATCCAAGGTAAAAAAACCACGGTTGCAAAACTCAAAAGTGCAATCATATTTTCATGTCAGAAGCAAAGAAGAACGTGCATCTGTCTGTACCTGTGTCTATACTCATTCTGTCCATGTACTGAGTTAAGTTGGCATGAATCGGATCTGAGCAGCTCTATGTCCACAAGCAATGCTAATCTGTACTCAGGTAAGAGCTGACATTAGGTGTGAATAGCTGAGGCACAGCTCCGAGACACATGGTTCCCAAAGCTGGCTCACACACTGACAGCTCTGGGAAGTGGCAGAACAAGCTTGCATTTGTCTCATCCATCTACAGCCTATGTCACAAGTGCCAAATCTTCAGTTTTGGGGTTACCTATATATCCCCTCCACCCAGCTTCCTTTCGAGAAGAATTCACTTGGCCTGTGACTTACTCTCAACTGTAGTTAGGGAAAAACCTAGCAGAGGACGACTTAATTATGCAGAAATATGCATATTAACGTCTGTGTAGTGTGTTTGATAACATACAGTTTTGTTCTGCCGCGTGATACATGCAGGACTGGCCTGTCATGAACGGCTACTCAAGACTGAGACAAGCAAActgaacaagggagaaaaattgGGCACCGTTTCCCAACTCCTGGGAATTAAAGATGgaatttttcagtcaaaaaagTGCTGTACTTTTGAAAAGACtaagaaaaatgcagaactgTTTCACTAGTGAAAAGTTTTTCAGAATTGAAGTCATATTCTCCCagtatttaaaaatttcaaaatatctaCTTTAGctaattacagaaaagaaatacctaCATGAGATACAAGAGTATGTTCACCTCTGAACATTATGAAAAAGAATGCTCACTGCACAAAACTGAGATCCAGAATAAGCATTTCTGGATTTTGATGGAGAAGCATGCTCTATCTTCCTTGTTCTTGTGAATTAAAATAGATACAAACTAAGATCCTTTTTACAACTGTCTATCATCTCCCCCTTCAAAATTTCTACACTTTTTATCTTACCTCCTATGTTACAAAAGgacattttccacattttttaatCTCAAATTGGAATCAGAATTGTAGAAACCCATAAAAATCTGAGAAGCCTGTGTAGAGATGATGGGTATTGCTGTGCTTTCATTACTTACCATAATCCATACTTTACCAGAATTGTATTAAATTTCTTGTCCAACATAAACAGCATCACGTGTCACCAACAGTTTTTATAACTCGTTACATTTCACCCATTGACCACAAAATAGACCTACTTTACAACAATATCAAAtaggaaaaaggaggagaaaaagaagtaaaacagACTCCAgtagaagagaaaatgaagcctAAGAATCAAATACAATTATCCAGTTTcttcacaccaaaaaaaattacatcctaAAGAAAACAACACTAACCTCCTGGCGAAAATTATTTGCCGTCCTCTCTAAATGATCCATTTTCCTCTTTGATTTTATTGTGCtgcaacaaaaagcaaagaaagagaatTGCCATTTTGAAAACTGTGCTACTGTCCCTTACCGATATGACTTTCTATTAACATAACAACTTGCCAGTGTAATCCAGTCTACATTCCAGGTGACATAAATCTAAATAAgaattaaatatacatatacaattGGGAGTTAAAAAAGTATTTATAGGTCTTCAATCATTTGTCAGCTTCATTTTGACAGTGTTATCATgacattctctttaaaaaaaaaagagcggcATTTGCAGATAGATAACCTACCCGTTCACTGTGCAGTAACAAAAAGCAGAGTGCCTCAACACCACCAACGCAGGATGAGTGGGAAAAATTCTGCTAGTACCTCTCAGTAATTGAGGAACGGTAAAACCCACATAAACAGTAGCATGAGCCATGATAACTGGGCAGTCTTCAGAATCACCAGCTCCTGAAAAATCcatataaatatttgttaaataaaatactcACTGTTTGACATGGCTTGTTTTCATCCTTTATTTCCATTAAATcagaaaggccaaagctcagctggcGCTAAAACTAGCAACAGCCATATAGGGTAACAAGAAGGAGTATGAAAGTATCATAAAGAAGTTAAGTGAAAATGTGTATCCATCGATTGAAGGGGAAGACAACGTTGTCACAGATGatatggaaaaggctgaagtactcaacactttttttgcctcagtcttcacagGCAAAGCCTGCACCTAAACCTCTGCTTGTACCGGTAGTGTTT
Coding sequences within it:
- the OXNAD1 gene encoding oxidoreductase NAD-binding domain-containing protein 1 isoform X3; this encodes MAHATVYVGFTVPQLLRGTSRIFPTHPALVVLRHSAFCYCTVNGTIKSKRKMDHLERTANNFRQEVISQAKVCGITNESETVKRLRLAIANKDFTFKAGQWVDFFIPGVSIVGGFSICSSPGLLEQEGILELAVKHTVHPPAHWIHTECTLDSEVALRVGDLHGYQEGKGNGYKMGTVKLYYSAKNTSELLFKKNILGLMNAFPGKITCRFHVTQQSSQICKELQPHVTEGRISEKDLEKHVSKDTLWYICGPPPMIESISKLLSNIGVPRNCVFFEKWW
- the OXNAD1 gene encoding oxidoreductase NAD-binding domain-containing protein 1 isoform X2; amino-acid sequence: MAHATVYVGFTVPQLLRGTSRIFPTHPALVVLRHSAFCYCTVNGTIKSKRKMDHLERTANNFRQEVISQAKVCGITNESETVKRLRLAIANKDFTFKAGQWVDFFIPGVSIVGGFSICSSPGLLEQEGILELAVKHTVHPPAHWIHTECTLDSEVALRVGADLHGYQEGKGNGYKMGTVKLYYSAKNTSELLFKKNILGLMNAFPGKITCRFHVTQQSSQICKELQPHVTEGRISEKDLEKHVSKDTLWYICGPPPMIESISKLLSNIGVPRNCVFFEKWW